The following are from one region of the Pirellulales bacterium genome:
- a CDS encoding helix-turn-helix transcriptional regulator, with the protein MNKPRKKATRVYRSLTADEAERVAAVRRQVEAEAGEIRREGRIAKQAWVAMRREVDEAIARLRAERERRGMSLADVEERSGLRRSALSRLENDKTANPTLLTLERYAAALDLTLNTTIVHRRT; encoded by the coding sequence ATGAATAAACCACGTAAGAAAGCCACGCGAGTCTATCGTTCGCTGACGGCCGACGAGGCGGAGCGAGTGGCGGCGGTGCGCCGGCAGGTCGAGGCTGAGGCGGGTGAGATTCGGCGCGAAGGGCGGATTGCCAAGCAGGCATGGGTGGCGATGCGGCGCGAGGTCGATGAAGCGATTGCTCGGCTGCGCGCCGAACGGGAGCGGCGCGGAATGTCGTTGGCCGATGTCGAGGAGCGGTCTGGGTTGCGGCGTTCGGCGCTGTCGCGGTTGGAAAACGACAAGACCGCAAATCCGACGCTGCTGACCCTTGAGCGATATGCGGCGGCGTTGGACTTGACCTTGAACACGACCATTGTCCACAGGCGGACATGA
- a CDS encoding WYL domain-containing protein, which yields MAANIGSSVPTATPRKQKDGSLLAEFQLSSIEEIKRWVLSFGRNAVVLEPEELRRDLASEISAMRSAYLPRRKVKQ from the coding sequence ATGGCCGCAAACATTGGAAGCTCGGTTCCAACGGCTACGCCCCGCAAACAAAAAGACGGCAGCCTTCTCGCCGAGTTCCAACTCAGTAGCATCGAGGAAATCAAGCGATGGGTGCTCAGCTTCGGAAGAAATGCGGTCGTGCTGGAGCCGGAAGAGCTGCGGAGAGATTTAGCCTCCGAGATTTCTGCAATGCGATCCGCTTATCTTCCGCGGCGAAAGGTCAAGCAATGA
- a CDS encoding DeoR family transcriptional regulator → MPTRSDILNGFSSTRLENGALSERNDPPLIRQWILLKALAASHYGCTVEELAQAAGVSIKTIRRDLIAFTVAGFPIEESLGDHGRKHWKLGSNGYAPQTKRRQPSRRVPTQ, encoded by the coding sequence ATGCCGACGCGATCCGATATTTTGAACGGCTTCTCATCCACCCGTTTGGAGAATGGGGCCTTGTCCGAGCGAAACGACCCGCCGCTGATCCGCCAGTGGATCCTGCTGAAAGCGCTGGCCGCGAGTCACTACGGCTGCACCGTCGAAGAGCTCGCCCAAGCCGCCGGCGTCAGCATCAAAACCATCCGCCGCGACCTCATCGCCTTCACCGTCGCGGGCTTTCCGATCGAAGAATCTCTCGGCGATCATGGCCGCAAACATTGGAAGCTCGGTTCCAACGGCTACGCCCCGCAAACAAAAAGACGGCAGCCTTCTCGCCGAGTTCCAACTCAGTAG